DNA from Tsuneonella dongtanensis:
CCGCCGCCCCTCTTGCAAGCGGGCGGCCAGCCTCTCCGGTCCGATAATCATCGAGGCGGCTGTGCATCCGAATACTATGACATCGAGCTTCGATTCCGGGACCAACAGTTCCCCGATCCCACCGAGCCCAGCGGCGAGCGCCTCAAATGACGCGATCGTATTGGGCGTCACAAGGGGAATTCGCGTCGTGAATACTGCGACATCGCCTTCGCTCGCAGCAGCCAGACGGTGAAAATCCTGCTCTATCGCCAAGTCGGTCGATAGCGCGATGAGCCCGATCCGTGCGTCCTGGCCGTGCGGCTCCACGGTGGTTGTCGTTAGCACACTTTGAATGATGATATGTGACTCCCCTTTTTGCCGATGGCAGTCCCTATTCAAGCTTGGGGCGTTCCCGTTATGAAACCTTTTGATTGGAGATACATCGGGCTCATACGGATAGTTGGCGGGACCTTTTTTCGTTTAGTTTGAGTGTTATAATCACTGACCTCACTATTCTTTCGCGATCTTGAGAAGGCTCCGTGCCGGGCCTAGACCGGATCGTGATCTCCTATGGCAACAGGGAAACAATAACCCGTGATCGACGATAACTGGACGGTCGAACTATCTCAAAAGCTAATCCGGCTTGATACGGTCGATCCACCGGGCAATGAGGAAGCCGCTGCGCGCGTGGTCGCCCAAGCGCTGGCCGAATATGGGATCGATGCGGAACTTCAGTCGATCGGCCCCGGGCGATCGAACCTCGTCGCTCGTGTGAAGGGATCGGGCGAAGCGGACGCTCTTATCTATTCGGCGCATTTCGACACCATTCCTGTAAATGCCGATGAGTGGTCGGTCGATCCCTTCGGCGGCGAAGTGAAGGACGGCCGGTTATATGGTCGCGGATCGACCGACATGAAGGCGGCGATGGCCGCGATGGTGGCTGCTGCGATCCAACTAAAAGAAAGCGGACAACCGCTCAAAGGCGATCTGGTTCTCGCTTTCACCGCCGCAGAGAATACCGACTGCCGAGGTGCACATCTGCTTGTGGAGAGCGGGATCCTAGAGGGTGCCGGTGCACTTCTGATTAGCGAACCGACCTCGCTCAAGGTTTTCGTCACCGAGAAAGGTGCACTGTGGCTGCGGGCGAGTGCCACCGGCGTGTACGGGCACAATGCCTTCTCGGAGGATCGCGATGGTGATCGGGGCAATGCAATCATCCGCATGGCCGAATTCCTGACCAGAGTGCGTGATCTCGAGCTCGATGCACCGGTTCACCGTCACTTGGGCCCTCCAACCATCAATGTGGGTCTGATCGAAGGCGGGATTTCCCGTCCCCTGATCCCGCCTTCTTGCTCGGCCTCCATCGATATTCGAACGGTCCCAGGCTTAACCAATGATGCGATCATAAAGGCGTTCGAGGCGATTGCTGGCGAGTATGTCACTATCGAATACGTTGATTTCAAGCCGGTGGTCGATACGGCGGATGATCACCCTTTCGTCGAACTGTGCATGGCGAGTTGCGAAAGCGTGTTCGGCTCCGCTCCAGAATTGACAGGGGTGCCATATTACACCGACGGTGCGATCATTGCGCCGGCGCTTCACATTCCGATGGTCATCCTCGGCCCGGGCGACGTCGGTA
Protein-coding regions in this window:
- a CDS encoding M20 family metallopeptidase translates to MIDDNWTVELSQKLIRLDTVDPPGNEEAAARVVAQALAEYGIDAELQSIGPGRSNLVARVKGSGEADALIYSAHFDTIPVNADEWSVDPFGGEVKDGRLYGRGSTDMKAAMAAMVAAAIQLKESGQPLKGDLVLAFTAAENTDCRGAHLLVESGILEGAGALLISEPTSLKVFVTEKGALWLRASATGVYGHNAFSEDRDGDRGNAIIRMAEFLTRVRDLELDAPVHRHLGPPTINVGLIEGGISRPLIPPSCSASIDIRTVPGLTNDAIIKAFEAIAGEYVTIEYVDFKPVVDTADDHPFVELCMASCESVFGSAPELTGVPYYTDGAIIAPALHIPMVILGPGDVGKSGSIDEYVDLDKLALAQQAYVEIARRALL